In the genome of Thermococcus sp., the window CGTAGAGGCGAGCGAGAAGAACGCCAAGCTGGTTGCAGAGCTGGCCCACAGAGTAGCGTTCGCCGAGAACGAGATAGCGAAGATACTCGGCCTCGGCAAGAGGAAGGCGAGCGTAATCCTCGACGAGAAGTTCAAGGACAGGCTCAGCTATGGAGAAAGCTTCAAGGACTATGCAGTCTTTACACCTCTCGGCGAAGATGGCGAGATGACTCCAACGATGTACTGGGCCATCGGCAACTACATCCCGCTCCCGATACAGGGAAGATACTGGACGTTCTACCAGTTCGGCGTCTTCCTTGAGCCGGAGGAGCTCGCGAGCAAGATAATAGCGAGCGCCCTCTGGGAGTTCTGGTACGACAACGTTGGCTGGTGCCGCTTCCACCGCGGCTGGATGAAGCCGGTTCTCAAGGCCCTCTTCATGGAGGCCTATGGCGAGAACGTGGACATGGAGGAGCACGCTAGGAAGCAGATTAAGCGCCTCATCGAGTTCGCGAGGAAGGCCGGCTACACGCCGGTATTCTGGGACTCAATGAGGGTCATTGACCTTGTCGCCAGGGGAAGCGAGGAGTTCGGGAACGTCAGGTGGGCGGAGAAGTTCAAGCTGGACAAGGTCGGAACTGCCAAGGAGTACCTTGAGAAAGTTCTCGATGCATACAGCGAGGAGCTTAGGGTTGAGTGGAGATTATAAAAATAAAGCGGAGATTTTTATCCCTTCTTTTTATACAGGACGATAGCCACAGCCCCCATACCCAGTACCACAAGGAAGTAAAGGAAGCTCATCGAAGGTATTGTCCCGCTGTTTCTCCGTGGATTTTTATCAAAGAGATTGAATTCCTCAATCTGAAGTGTGGCGTTCATCATCCGTGAAGTTGTCCTGACCGTTAGGTAGTGGACGGGTTCAATTTCAGTCGGCGCTTCAAAGGATTTAATTATGTTCCCGTTTTTCAGCATTATTTTCCTGTCGGCTAACATAATGGTTACATTCCCGCCCTTTTTCCATTCTCCCAGGCTGAATGTTTTTGATGGAAAGAATGCATAAACGCTGCCGTTGAGGTCAAAGTAGAGAGTTACTATCGGGGCCAGAGACGGATATTTCCCGCCGATTGAAGACACAAGGATTCCTGGGCCTCTTATAAAGGTCACGTTGGCGGTACTGACGTTCAAAATCCGTATTATCATAACGTCTCCCGGAGTTAAGTTGAACTGTGTCCAGTTCTCGTTTATCGTGGCTTTTATGGTTACCTTGGTACTCCCTATACAGAGCCCATAACTCGACGCCATTAGCATTCCCAGCAAAATCAATCCAACCAGTTCTTTGTGCATTCTGTATCCCTCCTAATCATTCTCTCAACTCCGTAGAGGACAAGAAGTCCAAGAAGTGTGGGTGCTAATATTGCTATGGTGAGGATACCTGAACCTGAACTAACTGTGGAAACCAAGGTAAAGACAAAAAGTCCAACCGCAAACGTCCTCGTGGTTTCTACACTTTCAACGCCTGCTGTAACATATATAATGGGCGCTAAAAGAGCAAGTAAGAGATGAAGCAACGTTATATCATCGAAAACATAAACTATCCTAAGGGACAGGAGGGATAGAACAAAGATTAGTGCCACAGCCTTTTTCCTAAGCGTAGATGGCTTTAGGAGTGAAATTAATGCTCCAGTTAAACCTAGAATTAACAGCGCGATTCCCTTTGCAAGGCCAGCCAAGATGGCAAAAAGTAAATAAGAAAGCACTAGAATCACCTCTCTTGAAGTCCAGCTAAGCTCTGGGTTTCTGGACTTGCTTTTATCGTTTCGGGAAGGCCTTGTATGCTTTTGTTGATGAGAAGTTAGTCTTCGTCCTTATAAGTTTTTCTTTATTTTAAGTAAGAATTTTCGTTTTATTTTGAGTGTTAATCTTAAGATAAACTAAAAGAACCCCGAGTAAAAGAGTTGCATGACCATGCAACGGCCAAAGTCTTATAATTCTCCTCATGTCATCTCTTCAGGTGGTAGAATGAGGGCTGTCATCATAGGCTCAGGAATAGGTGGGCTCTTAACTTCATCATTCCTGGCAAAGAACGGCTACGAGGTTACAGTCCTCGAAAAGGCTCCCTATCTTGGCGGCCGCTTCACGAATCTAAACTACAAAGGCTTCGGCCTCTCAACGGGGGCATTCCACATGCTCCCCCACGGCGAAGACGGGCCTCTGGCTTACCTACTAAAGCTTCTCGGTGCAAACGTTCAGATAGTGAACTCAAACCCGAAGGGCATGATATTCTACGGGGGCAAAACCTTCCACTACAGAGAAGGCTGGAAGTATCTCGGCTGGCGGGAGAAAGCGAGGGCCACCAAACTCCTCCTCGACATAAAGCGCGGAAAGCTTCCCGTCGATGACCCCGAGATGAGCGGGCGCGAGTGGATAAGGGAAAAAATAGGCGACAACGAGTTTGCTGACCTCTTCATCAAAAGCTTCCTCGGCTGGGCCGACAGTGTTTTGGACGTTCCGGCTGGAGAGCTAGCGAGGGAGATAAAAGCGGCCCTGAAGTGGGGAGGGCCCGGTCTCGTTAAGGGTGGCTGTAAAGTAATAACGGACGAGCTGGCAAGGCTTACCGAAGCCAACGGCGGAAAAATCCTCACGAGGAAGAAAGCGGTAGAGATTGAGCCCGAGGAAAAAAAGGTCATCACAGCAGATGGCGACGAGCTGAACTATGACGTTCTCATCTCCAACATCGGCATAAAGGAGACGGTTGAACTCATCGGAAGGGACTACTTCGACCGCGATTACCTGAAGCGCGTTGATTCCCTTAAGCCGAGCGAGGGGATAAAGTACAACGTTGCCTTAAAAGGCAAACCGAGGATCGGCAACACCGTGGTCTTTACCCTCGACACCGAGAGGATAAACGGCTACAACGAGCCCTCCAGCATCTCTCCAGAGCTCGCGAAAGAGGGCTACACCCTGATAATGCTCCACCACGCGCTCCAATCAAAGAACGTCAGGGCCGAGCAGAGGAAGGGCATCGAGGACATCTACCGCATATTCCCGAACCTCGACGATGAAGGAGAAATCCTTCTGATCCAGACCTACCTCAACGGAAACCCTGTCAACAGGGTTGCCAGCGGACAGACTGTTGAGGATTTCCCGGTTAAAGATGTGTACATCGTCGGCGACGCCTACAAGCTCCCCGGAGGAATCGAAGTCGAAGGCATCGCCCTAGGCGTCATGAGAAACCTCGAAAAACTTGGCCTCGGAACTTTCGGGGAGTGGTACCTCTGAGTTTTCCTTTACATTTGTCGAAGGGCCATTTCCTTACCCGAACCTTCTTCAGATGAACATGATTGAAGTCTAACGAACATTTTTATCCTCGCGGACATACCCATTCACAGAGGTGAGAGCATGAAAAGGGTCGTCATAGCACTGGGTGGCAACGCGATTCTCCAGAGGGGTCAGAAGGGGACGTACGAGGAGCAGATGGAGAACGTGAGAAAAACCGCGAAGCAGATAGCGGAAATAGTTGAAAGGGGATACGAGGTAGTCATAACCCATGGCAACGGGCCTCAGGTTGGGGCTCTTCTTCTCCACATGGATGCGGGCCAGCAGCTCTATGGAATCCCCGCCCAGCCGATGGACGTGGCTGGAGCGATGACACAGGGGCAGATTGGCTATATGATAGGGCAGGCCCTCATAAACGAGCTGAGACAGAGAGGGATAGAGAGACCAGTCGCCACCGTGGTGACGCAGACAATCGTGGACAAGAACGACCCGGCCTTCCAAAACCCGAGCAAGCCCGTCGGGCCTTTCTACGACGAGGAGACAGCAAAGAGACTCGCGAAGGAGAAGGGATGGACAGTCATTGAAGATGCTGGAAGGGGCTGGAGGCGCGTTGTTCCAAGCCCTGACCCGAAGGGTCACGTCGAGGCTCCTGTCATAGTTGACCTCGTTGAGAAGGGCTTCATTGTTATAGCGAGCGGTGGCGGTGGTGTCCCGGTCGTTGAGGAAAACGGCCAGCTTAGGGGTGTGGAGGCAGTAATAGACAAGGACTTGGCTGGAGAAAAGCTAGCTGAGGAAGTAAAGGCAGACATCTTCATGATTTTGACAGATGTAAACGGGGCCGCGATAAATTACGGGAAGCCAAATGAGAGGTGGCTGGGAGAAGTTACGGCGGAGGAGCTGAGGCGCTATTACCAGGAGGGCCACTTCAAGAAGGGTAGCATGGGGCCGAAGGTTCTGGCCGTAATAAGGTTCGTTGAATGGGGAGGGGAGAGAGCCATCATAGCGTCCCTCGAAAAGGCCGTTGAAGCCCTTGAGGGGAAAACTGGAACTCAGGTTCGTTCCAAAGGTTAATATACCCCTTTTGCATCTTTACCCTCTGGTGATCCGATGGACAGTACCGCAAGTGGATTTTTAAGTTCCCTGATATGGTGGCTCTTCTTCCTCTACCTGCTCCTATGGCCCCAGATGCAGTACAAGGGGCTTCAGATGGCGAGGGCCAGACTGCTCCAGCAGCTGTCCCGCAAGAGGGGCTCAACGGTAATAACGATGATACACAGGCAGGAGAGCATAGGACTCTTCGGGATTCCCTTTTACAAGTTCATAAGCATAGAGGACAGCGAGGAAGTCCTGAGGGCCATAAGGATGGCCCCCAAGGACAAGCCGATAGACCTGATAATCCACACGCCGGGTGGACTCGTTCTGGCTGCGACTCAGATAGCGAAGGCCCTCCACGATCATCCGGCTGAGACCAGGGTGATAGTCCCCCACTACGCGATGAGCGGTGGGACGCTGATAGCCCTTGCGGCGGATAAGATAATAATGGACCCCCATGCCGTTCTCGGGCCAGTTGACCCTCAGCTCGGCCAGTATCCAGCACCGAGTATCCTGAGGGCCGTTGAAAAGAAAGGCCCCGAGAAGGCAGATGATCAGACTCTCATCCTCGCGGACGTCGCCGAGAAGGCCATAAGACAGGTCCAGGAATTCGTATATAGCATCCTGAAGGACCGCTATGGTGAGGAGAAGGCGAAGGAGCTGGCGCAGATACTCACCGAGGGCAGGTGGACTCACGACTACCCGATAACCTTCGAGCACGCCAAGGAACTCGGGCTCCACGTTGAGAGCGATGTGCCCCCGGAAGTTTACGCCCTGATGGAGCTGTACAAGCAACCCATGAAGCAACGCGGAACGGTCGAGTTCATGCCCTACCCACAGAAGGCGGAGAACTCGAAGTGACCCAAACTGAAGTCGGAAAAGAACAGCCAAAAAGTTTTTATTTACCCCCTCCTTTTTCAGTCCAGATGTCGAGTGAGGAAAGCTGTTCTAAAAAGTGAAGAGGGGTAAGAGCGATGCCAACGGTTAAAGTGGACCCAGAGGAAATTAAGAGGATCAAGAGAGAACTTGAGGCCCTTGAGAAGGAGAGAAATGAAATCAGGGCCAAGCTGGAGGAGCTTGAAAAGGAGCTCCAGGTCTGGATTCAGAAGAGGGATGAAAAGAACAGGGAAGTCCAGCAACTCCGCCAGAAGGGGAGGGAATACAAGGCCAAGCGCGATGAAATCAACCAGAAGATACAGGAGCTCAAGAAGAACAGGGAGGAGATAAACGCAAAGCTCGATCTCCTCTACCAGGAAATACTCGAATACAAGACCAAGAGGGACGAATACAACCAGCTCAGAAGGCTCAAGATGCCACCCGAGAAGATACAGGAGAGAATAGAGAAGCTTGAGTGGGAGCTCCAGACCAACCCGAACATAACCCCCGAGAGGGAGAAACAGATCGTTGATCAGATACAGGTTCTCGCGACAGAGCTTGAGATAATACAGCAGGCCGACCGCTTCCACAAGAAGCTCGTTGAGACGAGGAAGAAGGTTGACCAGCTTAAGAAGGCGAGAAAAGCGATAAGCCTTGAGATACAGAAGTTAGCGAACCAGAGCCAGCAGTT includes:
- a CDS encoding NAD(P)/FAD-dependent oxidoreductase — translated: MRAVIIGSGIGGLLTSSFLAKNGYEVTVLEKAPYLGGRFTNLNYKGFGLSTGAFHMLPHGEDGPLAYLLKLLGANVQIVNSNPKGMIFYGGKTFHYREGWKYLGWREKARATKLLLDIKRGKLPVDDPEMSGREWIREKIGDNEFADLFIKSFLGWADSVLDVPAGELAREIKAALKWGGPGLVKGGCKVITDELARLTEANGGKILTRKKAVEIEPEEKKVITADGDELNYDVLISNIGIKETVELIGRDYFDRDYLKRVDSLKPSEGIKYNVALKGKPRIGNTVVFTLDTERINGYNEPSSISPELAKEGYTLIMLHHALQSKNVRAEQRKGIEDIYRIFPNLDDEGEILLIQTYLNGNPVNRVASGQTVEDFPVKDVYIVGDAYKLPGGIEVEGIALGVMRNLEKLGLGTFGEWYL
- a CDS encoding coiled-coil protein; this translates as MPTVKVDPEEIKRIKRELEALEKERNEIRAKLEELEKELQVWIQKRDEKNREVQQLRQKGREYKAKRDEINQKIQELKKNREEINAKLDLLYQEILEYKTKRDEYNQLRRLKMPPEKIQERIEKLEWELQTNPNITPEREKQIVDQIQVLATELEIIQQADRFHKKLVETRKKVDQLKKARKAISLEIQKLANQSQQFHEQMIQAFNKADEVKKEADEYHAKVVELREKVREVRRQLRELERKIREYDEKHKELIAYRLVARMRAKRDANFEKAVEALEKFKRGEKLTLDELLLLQRYNLV
- the arcC gene encoding carbamate kinase; translation: MKRVVIALGGNAILQRGQKGTYEEQMENVRKTAKQIAEIVERGYEVVITHGNGPQVGALLLHMDAGQQLYGIPAQPMDVAGAMTQGQIGYMIGQALINELRQRGIERPVATVVTQTIVDKNDPAFQNPSKPVGPFYDEETAKRLAKEKGWTVIEDAGRGWRRVVPSPDPKGHVEAPVIVDLVEKGFIVIASGGGGVPVVEENGQLRGVEAVIDKDLAGEKLAEEVKADIFMILTDVNGAAINYGKPNERWLGEVTAEELRRYYQEGHFKKGSMGPKVLAVIRFVEWGGERAIIASLEKAVEALEGKTGTQVRSKG
- a CDS encoding ATP-dependent Clp protease proteolytic subunit, with translation MDSTASGFLSSLIWWLFFLYLLLWPQMQYKGLQMARARLLQQLSRKRGSTVITMIHRQESIGLFGIPFYKFISIEDSEEVLRAIRMAPKDKPIDLIIHTPGGLVLAATQIAKALHDHPAETRVIVPHYAMSGGTLIALAADKIIMDPHAVLGPVDPQLGQYPAPSILRAVEKKGPEKADDQTLILADVAEKAIRQVQEFVYSILKDRYGEEKAKELAQILTEGRWTHDYPITFEHAKELGLHVESDVPPEVYALMELYKQPMKQRGTVEFMPYPQKAENSK